The Aspergillus oryzae RIB40 DNA, chromosome 5 genome segment CCTGCTCGACAAGAGAAATGAACGATGCACCATGACTTGTTCTCCTATTATGGGGTCTTTGTCCGGACACTAGTAGCTTGGCTCCCATATCACGGTTAGGGAGCAAGTGCAAGGGACAGCCTTTACTATTCTCATGGACTTATTTTGGGTCGGCTGTTGTCTTTGATCTCTACGTAAGGGCTGACAGAATTGTGCAACGGCTGTGTATATTACACTGGTGTACTTTAATCCCGTGTTGGTTCCCTGAATGGACTagttcttgtctttttcttttattcgtGCATACCAATCATGATTCGAATATCTGTCTATCAGTTGATAGATCTGGAATATAAACTTCGGAAGACATTCGCCTGGctttaatataaatatcGAATGTGTTGAGCTGGAACACGTCCAGTTACAGCCAGAAAGTCAGAAGAATAAGGGTATCCAAAAAGATGTAGATGTACCGAGTAAGCAGAGTATAGCCTATTAAGCAAATAGCCTACTCCAGAAATGTTGGCCTTCCTGCATTTTAAAGAGGATCTTGCAATTATACACGACCCGTACAAAGACTTGAGATTGGGTTAACTCAAGTAAAAGTACATTGGCTATGAGGAAGTCGAAAGATGCAAAAACGTTGCGACTTCAGGTCTTTTGTAACGCTGGCTCTGTATTGACAATATGCGTGATTTTAGGCTAGATGGATAACGGGCACTGCTGCGATAAGTGCATGTGTGAAAACTTGATACAGTGTGATATGACCAATATTAGATTAAAAGGGAAGCATAGCACCGTCGTGGACTCTGGCAGTATAGTTTTGATCATTAGTGAGCCGACAGGCGCCTTAGGCTGGCAATATTTTCACGTTTTCACCTCGCGTTTTCATTGCAACGATCCGTTTATTAAATACATACAAGTCTTCCTCCAGTTCCCGTCAACGAGCCAAATAACAGAAGAGACATTAGAAAGCCAAACTAGGAAAACATACGGCGAGAAAAAGTGAaaaggggtaaaaaaagaaccgaAACGCAAATCCGAATATCAAGCCCAGATGGCATCTCTAACCGACTAGAAGCCAACCTGACTTGGCAGAAGTAACCTGCCTCTGcaattgaaattgaaggtaCCATGATACATTTACTGATACATATGTTAGCTTAGGTAGTCTTCCAGCATCCCCAGACCAGGGCAACTTACAGAAATCTCGGCCATTCCAAGATCCTCGCCACCATTGGCGGGCTGCGGGGCGGCCGCATTCGCAGGAGCATTGCCCTCAGCAGGTCCAGCATTTTCGTTGGAGAAATAGTCCACCATCTCAGcgtcaagctcctccacgGTCTTGGGCTTGGGACGGTTGGACTTAGGTCCAGGTCCGCGGCGGCCACCGCGACGGCCACGTCCACGAGTGCTGTCGGTAGCCTTGCTGGCAGTGGCCGGCTTGGGCTGGGACTTGGTTTGTCTGTTTCCATGTTAGTATTAGTTCTTTAATATCACCAGACATAGACATACGCGACACGCTCACCAAGAGGCTTGGCAGCGGGGACTTCAGGAGCATGGTTGGCATCAACGACAACCTCAATCTATACAACGTTAGACTCAGCCTGTAAAATACAAAATGAGGCGTGAAACTCACCTTCATGGGACGCCCATCAACAAGCAGTCCGTTCAGATCCTTAGCGGCTTTAGCAGCCGTGTCGGGCTTGCTAAAGACGATGGACGCGATGCCGCGGCTAGTGCCATTTTGGTTGTAAGTAAGCATGACTCGCTTGACGGGTCCTGCGGATTTAGAGAAGTATTCCTATATCCAGCAGACATGATTAGTACTCATGAATATTTAGTGACATGGTTGGAGACGCTGGCATGAACGAAAGCTCGACAAAACGACGCGTAGGTTGGTCCGAAATTCCACAGCGAGAGCATCAGCGAGCACACAGCGGCAGTTAGTAAGACCCTCAAGAGTTGGATGCAACGAGCTCTGACTCAAAGCCCGACACCGCCCACAGACTTCACAAGTCTGCATCAACAGCCGCCAATATTTCCACTGTACTGAAAGTCGAGTCTTCATCGCAATTcccatccacctccaccgGTACCAAGAACGATCCACTTCCACATTTATTTGAACCAGGGTCGGATCCACCCAACACCATGTCCAAACACAGAGTACCGACGTAATCAAGACATTATTTTGGAGCGCAGTGAAGACTTATCAGGTTCCCCCAGACACCCACATAGTAGCCCATCTCAGGGCGAAGCGAGGCCTAACTAGTCCCAAAGTCACAAGAGGTGCATCCTGCCCACATGAAATGGCACACTCACACATGGACGACGGGAGAGATGTTTCAGAGAAAATTGCCTGCTATATGGACTGTTGCCCTGGTGGTCTGCTGGTGCGCTCGCTGATGCTCGACACCCGAAATGCAAATTCAAAAAAAAGGTGCGGCCAAGCGGGATGAAATCAGAATGGTGTGTTTCAACTACCATTCACAGCACAGCCTGCAGCGATCTAGCGAGCGGATTTCTAAAAGATCCGTTCAAGCATGATGCACTTTGCGCAGGACTGCAGGCAGGACTCAACTTCGGCTGACTCGCGGAGCGCTAGATTTCATATAGCGCGCGAACATGGCTCAAAGGAGTGCGCTGCCTTTTCACGCGACCAATAACGGTCGCGAAGATATGAGGACATCGTGACAAGGGTCGTAACGCGTGTAAAAGCCGGTGCACCTCGAAGGtttcgagaaagaaagacatggcGATAGAAACCCAAGGCGAAGGCCTCTTAATCAACATACCTTGATATTGGCCTCATTCACATCGGAAGGCTGGTGACGTTAGCTGAATGCCCTTACAAAATGGGGAACCGAGAATCGAGACTTACCAAGCCGCTGACCATGATTTTGCTTTCAGTTGACATAGGGTGTCCAGCTTGAGCAGCCTTGCCGGAGGGCTTCGCAGCCTTCGTGCTCTTCTTGACTCCTCCAACAGCTGCCGGGGCAGCCTTGGACTGGGTTGAACGACGATTGCGGCGACGAGCGCCCTGACGACGGTTGACGAGGATCTCGTCAAGAGACTTGTCCAACTTTCCAGACATTGTGTTAGGTGAAAGATATATGGATATGGGCGATACTAGCGATTCTCGAAAAGATTCCCAAGAGTTCGAGCGTGTCAGTCGTTGCGTCACCGAAGAGAGGTTCGCAACAGCAAGGGGCAGGTAAAAGTCTGATTTCAAGACAGTTGCTCTGACAGGCGTAATAAGCGGGATAAGTGGTAGATAGTGGAGTAGAAAAGAAGTATTAAAGTGAATTATATGCCACGTTCGGATGAGAGACGCGACGTTGAGttgatgaaaaggagagagagagagaggcaaATGCGGGAAGACAAGAGGCGCGGGAGAGTCGGGTGGAAGTCGAGGGACAACAAGAAAGACTGGAGGAGAGGCTGAGTTCCGCCGCTAATCCACTTTGGGGCGGTTATCGCCCCATCCGCAAATAGAAACGTCACTGACCTGACCATGCTttatcaacatcctcactACGCTCTATTGATCCTTTGATAGGGAATAACTTATATTCTCATCCattatatcttttctctcccgtAGTCCGTTGTTGTCTGTTTTTGAAATACATATGAGCCATTCCTCAACACTaaaaaacaaacaaggatTCACCTCAATAGAATTGCTTAGAAGGCAAAGATATTCGACCCACTTCAAGGAAGATAATGATATTTACCATGTGTCCGATGTAGAAGATATGACAATGGATTAGGACAACGCTGAAATAGTCTCTCATACTCAGGGAATCAGGACCTGCCTCTAGAGTAGACACAAAACGAATGAAAATGAACCAAATCCCAAGTGCTCCACCGGCCAAACTCCAAAAGTGAAtatatcaacaaagaacaatGCTTTTGCAGCATTTGGGGGTCGCTCGTAACATGATATTACAGGCATGCATAGGCTTCATTTCGGCGTTCACAGCACTCAGCTCTTCAAGGCTTCCAGTCGGCCTCTCATTTGTTCGAGAGTGGCCTCTTGATCTTCGAACTGCTCTTCGACGGCGGGAGTCTCCTCCAATGGCTCCTCGGCTTTGACCGTGTCGACTTGCGCAAGCTTACCCTGTAAGATCTCCTGCAAGACCTTGGaaacctcttcctcggcttcgTCCAGTTCATCCTCGTAGAGTTCATTGTCTGGCATCGCATCGTCTACCATTTCCTCAATGATACCAGCCCGAACCAGCTCGGTCGAAAGTTGACGCATCGTCGCGTTCAATTCGGGTAGTCGAACAAGTGTGTTCACATCCTTCATGATGCCAGTCGACTTCTTCAGACTTCCTTGAATCTTCCGCACCGAGAATGCTTCGTTAACCTGCATCTGGACGCTCTGTAGTTGGGCTCGGCTCGTGTGTAGACGGGTAGATTGCTTCCGGATCCGAACGAGTTCACGAGCAAAGGTCTTAGCCTCCTGGGTGGCCTGCTTCGCCTGTGATGGGTTTCGTTCGGCTCGACGTGAGGCATTCATGATGTATTGCCGCGTTTTGTTCTCCAAAGTCCTGAGCTGCGCAATATCGCGGTCCAATTGGCGAGTATTGGCGCGGATGAGTGCGTTACATTTTCTCATCTGTACATAAAATTTATGTTAGAATGGCAGTGCGACAGCGTAGTTATTGAGCGTACCTGTGCCTGAGGATCAGGACCGAAAAAGACCGCTTTGAGAGTCTCCATGATGGATCAGGCTGGCACACGGATCCCTCTATACTATACTTCTGGTCGTGTGGAGTGTATGACAGATAGCCTGTATATCGGTGGCAGGGTTGGCGAAGATATATAGAGTAATTCAGAAAGGTCAGGGCCGTATCAGCTCAAGACTCAGGATGCAATATTTATGGACTGGGCCGTTGCAATAGGTGGGGTTATCCAGGCAGGATGGTATCTCAGCGCACAGAATTCCTCGGCAATATGGTGAGATAGCCTGGAATAAGTTTAGGTCAACAGCGTTGCCGTGTCCTTCGAACAGTGTCAGATCGCACTACGGATTCGACAATTCTCATTTGTGAGTGTAATCAGCATTGTCCATCTCGTTGATTCGGAATCGAACATGATCGTGGCCAGCGAACGGAACGATCCAGTCCCTGCTGAGTCAGCGGGCAGAGTAAAGTGATTTACCGCCTTCCAATGACGTCGTGTGTATGTTGATGCCCCAGGCAGATAACAATCCGCAAACAGGTCAAACAGCGGGTAAACAGGGTGAGAGTTCCAGTACTTTCTAGAGCGGATCATCAGCAGTGGTTGGTATTAGTAGTACGTACGAGTATTACTAGTAATCTTCCCTTATTCACCAAACACGCTTAGTCtgaacttcttcagcttccaACTGACCCTTCACGATATCATTCCCTTCCACTGTCCAATATACCCCTCCTCCCATCTTCACTTCCTACTTGCATAAAATTCCTGTTGCACACCTCACTTTCATAATGCCTGAGCTTTCCAAGGTCCACCCTGAAGGTACGTAATTCTGCAGGCTCCCCCTCTTACCTTTCCCCGCTTTGCTGGAAGTTATGCCAACCTCTCCTTCCCACCTTACTTTCTTTATCaatctttttctcctttctaGGAGATCGAGAATGGAGCAGAAAGAGATAAAAGGCTTTTCTTCGCGCTTATTCAGgcttttattctttcctaATGGGATCGAGGTTCGCTAACATGTGGTAACCCTCCAGTCACATGGGCCCAGCGCTCATCTGCCGACGAAGCTGAGCGCAATTACCTTTATGTGAACATCAAAGCTCCTGATGTAGATCGTAAAGAAGCCACCCTCAAGATTACCCCCACCAATGTCACATTCGCCGGTGATTCCAAGAAGGGTGTTCGCTATGAAGTCTCCCTGGACTTGTACGCTGAGATCGACCCCGAGAACTCCAAGGTTAACCACAGTGATCGTGAGGTCGAGCTGGTCCTGCGtaagaaggagctgaagcaggAATACTGGCCCCGTCTTCTGAAGGACAGCCAGAAGGTCCACTTCCTCAAGACCGACTTCGATAAGGTATGGAATGTGACCTCGTCTACCAACGCGAAGACGTGCGATGCTGATAATTGTGCAGTGggtcgatgaggatgagcaGGATGAGGCTCCTGAGGACGACTATGCGAACAACTTCGGCGGCCTCGATGccctcggcggcggcgagGGTGGTCTCGGAAACATTGACTTCTCGAAGCTTGGTGCAGGCCTTGAGGGAATGGGTGGTCCTGGTGGCCCTGGTGGCCCTGGTGGTTTTGGTGCTGAGGGCGAGTCGGTAGGTCCCGTCAATCTCGCAAACAGATTTGTCAACGTCAAACGATTGCAATTGCTGACTAGATATTccaggatgacgaggagatgCCCGAGCTTGAGGAGGCTGACAAGGATGCTGAGGAGTCGGCTAAGTCCACTAAAATCGAGGAGGTCTCTTAATTATATGCAAAAAATTATTTGAAACAGGCTTGATCCATGACATTGGTGACGACTTAAAATAAGAATCAATGAGTTGTATGAGATGATCAGAGACACTATCTATTGCGTTGAGGTGTGCACTACAGTATGTGCGAGATTGAGAGTTTAGGAGCTTGAACGTTCGGGGTAATGTACGCATCGATTACTCGGGAGGTGTAAACTTAGTGGTACCTACTCTTATGCCTGAGATACCGAGATAGTGCAGGATATGTAATTGAGGTTAATATATCAATCCGGAGTGCGTACCATGGATAAGATAACTAAAGTATCAACCTGTCCAAAAGCAACAAAAGGTATATCTACATGTCTTCTGTCAAGTCAATCCTGCTAACGCTTTGGTATTCGTTAGCGTGAGCATCTaatcttctctttgtttgTAGAATCCCAGGAAAGAGCCACCTGGGAATATTGTAGAACCTTTGTCCGCATCTCGAACAAGGAGTAACCACGTTTCATATTGTCCCTGTCTGACATAACAATGAGCCCTTGTAGAAGACTCTGTCAATCGATCCATCTCCATGTGTGATGTTGGTATAGTGGATAGTATCTACTACAACATACAAGCCTGAATCAACCAACCGCCAACATCAGCGCTTTGATCCAGAATATAGAGACAGACATACGTAACACATACATCTTGTCCTTCAAACCACCCCAATTCGGACTCTCCACCCCTTGACAcgtttgaagaagagcctcAAAGCCGTTTTGAATATGGCAAGCCGCATCATGGCACCATCAACTCAGTATTTGATCGAaacttctcttcccagtgtTCTAAAAGCCTTTATATAGAcgagtatatatatatgaccTTGCTTTTTGATCTGGTTGATTTACCATGCAACGTCATCGGTTACAGTCTATAGCGTTTTCAAAATGGATAGTAGTGGTAGATATCTCTACCTATTTGTGGCATCAGCTAACCCTAAACATTAGATAACATATCTCAACTCCGAGTCATATACAATAAAGGAGACCACATCGTGCTTCAGGACGAGGAGAGGAAAACGATACATAAATGTGGGAAGGAGGGCTTCAAGATCTACGAGGCTCTGACGCTCATATATATCAATGATAATACAAACATCTCCGTTCCAAAAATCCGTAGCATTCAGTATGAAGACGGCAGGGAACTCAACGTCCGCTATGATGAAGCAGGAAAATCAACCAACATCCGCTACGAAGACGATAAAGTGTACGAGGTCAAATACGATgaacaaggaaaatcaacTTATACCCCCTGCGGAAACGATGATGTAGTCCAAATAACCATGGGCTTTGTGGAGGGCGATACACTTGAAAAAGTGTGGAAGGACTTCACTTATGACCAGAAAGAGGTTCTCGCAGGGGACTTGAAGCGGTATGTCTCTGAGCTCCGTAAGCTTAAGGGTGAAAAGATTGCGGCTCTGAATGATGGAAAGGTGAGAGTCCTAAGCGGTTCCCGATATGCCCAAGAGGGCGGGCCATTTGAGTCTAGGGAAGAATTCAACCAGTTCCTGGAATTGATTGGAGTGGATATGATGCTGCACGCTTCTCTAGATGATAATTCATCATAAAGCGGCTATTCATcaaaggaggaggatgcaCCACAGGGGTGTGAGGAGTTTGTTTTCAGCCATGGCGATATTTTGCCAAGAAATATTCTTGTCAATGATCAGGGAAAGGTCACTGCTCTTGTGGACTGGGAGTTCGCTGGGTATTTTCCCATGTACTGGGAGTATAGCCGGGCAAGTCGCGAGTCTAAAGATTGGAaagaatttcttcttttatggGTTTTTCCTGACAAAAGAGAGTGGGGCTATACTGAGATGAAGTCTCTGAATATTAGATCGTAACTGTTAGTGGTCCGGTATTAAAGCTGCTATGACTTCTGTATTGTGGTTATCTGTTTAGTCGGGAGAATATCTGTTAAACAGCATTACTAGTGATTTAGGCGTGTGAGACGTCTTCCATACACAGCAGTTAAGTATGAGTCAATTTCATTAATTCTACGAGTATACTTGTAGAAGATACATGGTAGTGTAAGTGACTGAGTGACAGGATTAACGCTTCAGGCATGAAAGCATCACGAGGAAAGTAGCATTCTTAGTTGCTCTGGGATGCCGTATATATTTCGTTCCCGGTCTCTCACATTCCCTTAAACAACTTCGGGTTGTAGGTAAACACGACTGTGCGTAGTCTAGAGAATCCACTTCGTACCCATCTTTATATCACAAAAAAACATTATTGTAGGGCTTTAGCAATGATCGAGAATGGTGAACAACACGCCTCTGTCCCTCTATATCAAAACCGGAAGCTGAGGGGGTAGTTCCCAAGGGCGATATCCTTCATTCACTCGCCGGCCGCACAATACTTAAGGTCGGCAATAATCTGGTCCAGATCTCTGTGCTGCGGAAGCTGAGACTCTTTGTTTTATTTCAGCCAACACAACGATACCCGTTCCCAAACTTCATGATGTGCACTGGGAAGATGGCAAAGTAACTAAGATTGTCATGGACTTCATGCCCGGAAAGCCACTCCAGGAAGCGTGGAAGGGGATGGACTCCACCCGCAAACAGCGTGTAGCTGAAGAAC includes the following:
- a CDS encoding uncharacterized protein (predicted protein), which codes for MDSSDNISQLRVIYNKGDHIVLQDEERKTIHKCGKEGFKIYEALTLIYINDNTNISVPKIRSIQYEDGRELNVRYDEAGKSTNIRYEDDKVYEVKYDEQGKSTYTPCGNDDVVQITMGFVEGDTLEKVWKDFTYDQKEVLAGDLKR
- a CDS encoding ESCRT-III subunit protein VPS24 (vacuolar sorting protein VPS24), producing the protein METLKAVFFGPDPQAQMRKCNALIRANTRQLDRDIAQLRTLENKTRQYIMNASRRAERNPSQAKQATQEAKTFARELVRIRKQSTRLHTSRAQLQSVQMQVNEAFSVRKIQGSLKKSTGIMKDVNTLVRLPELNATMRQLSTELVRAGIIEEMVDDAMPDNELYEDELDEAEEEVSKVLQEILQGKLAQVDTVKAEEPLEETPAVEEQFEDQEATLEQMRGRLEALKS
- the wos2 gene encoding Hsp90 cochaperone SBA1 (HSP90 co-chaperone p23), whose translation is MPELSKVHPEVTWAQRSSADEAERNYLYVNIKAPDVDRKEATLKITPTNVTFAGDSKKGVRYEVSLDLYAEIDPENSKVNHSDREVELVLRKKELKQEYWPRLLKDSQKVHFLKTDFDKWVDEDEQDEAPEDDYANNFGGLDALGGGEGGLGNIDFSKLGAGLEGMGGPGGPGGPGGFGAEGESDDEEMPELEEADKDAEESAKSTKIEEVS